One part of the Mytilus trossulus isolate FHL-02 chromosome 11, PNRI_Mtr1.1.1.hap1, whole genome shotgun sequence genome encodes these proteins:
- the LOC134690046 gene encoding uncharacterized protein LOC134690046, whose amino-acid sequence MLFFFLFISGAALTCFHCNHTASPKDCRTVVQCGDRQECFVEKIETDDGNAYFNTGCRDKQRYLASQRKPVVARLRNAFETKVCDSTCSEDHCNYGGCGVDPLPERDQRGPICYACAMMKDPYHCNQVQMCSRDELCEIVKTPHIMFDITYTAKCGTKALCDRLSSLSHTFGRSLEANSAVNKRGFSLCFRCCKEDRCNLGCTVPNVTTTASSATTTPVATVMSSTPPHTHLANNSTNHGCLPDYIFYGSSCYYFSKTALYWEPAKQFCRHHGSDLVILNDATENNLIVQHIKQLVAQHLLPSDLWGFYIGAHLVNGTWKWVDNSTVTYADWATGEPDHPTSQIYGSMYIPSSTFYNYQWASHKDMYTTQYFICEFRPIP is encoded by the exons atgctgttttttttcttatttatatcaGGGGCTGCTTTAACATGTTTTCACTGCAACCATACCGCGTCACCTAAAGATTGTAGAACGGTTGTCCAATGCGGAGATCGACAG GAATGTTTTGTCGAGAAAATTGAAACAGACGACGGCAATGCATACTTCAATACTGGATGTAGAGACAAACAG AGATATCTTGCGAGTCAAAGGAAACCCGTTGTAGCTAGACTGCGAAATGCCTTCGAGACAAAAGTTTGTGATTCTACTTGCAGCGAAGATCATTGCAATTACGGTGGCTGTGGTGTAGATC CTCTTCCAGAAAGAGACCAACGAGGACCAATATGTTATGCTTGTGCCATGATGAAAGATCCATACCACTGTAACCAAGTTCAAATGTGTAGCCGGGATGAG cTCTGTGAGATAGTGAAGACCCCACATATCATGTTTGATATCACGTATACAGCGAAATGTGGTACTAAAGca CTGTGTGACAGACTAAGTAGTTTATCACATACGTTTGGACGAAGTCTTGAGGCAAATAGTGCAGTGAATAAAAGAGGTTTTTCATTGTGCTTCCGTTGCTGCAAAGAAGATCGTTGCAATCTAGGCTGTACAGTTCCAAATGTGACCACTACTGCAAGTAGCGCCACCACAACACCTGTTGCAACTGTAATGTCATCTACACCTCCTCACACACACTTAGCAAATAATTCCACAAATCATG GTTGCCTTCCAGACTATATATTTTACGGATCTTCCTGTTATTACTTTTCAAAGACAGCGCTGTATTGGGAACCTGCAAAGCAGTTTTGTAGACATCATGGCAGTGACCTCGTTATACTTAACGATGCAACAGAAAACAATCTCATAGTCCAGCATATTAAACAGTTAGTTGCTCAACATTTATTACCAA GTGATTTGTGGGGTTTCTACATTGGTGCACATCTAGTTAACGGAACATGGAAATGGGTAGACAACTCTACAGTGACGTATGCCGACTGGGCTACAGGGGAACCAGATCATCCGACATCACAGATATACGGATCCATGTATATACCATCATCAACGTTTTATAACTATCAGTGGGCTAGCCATAAAGACATGTATACCacacaatattttatttgtgaatttAGACCAATACCATGA